Sequence from the [Clostridium] scindens genome:
TAAGAACAGTAAATTAACTAAGAAAGAATGTTATGATAAGTTTATGCATTCAAAGTCGAGACAATTTTTCAAAATTGTATATAAAGCAATATTATTTGATAAAATAGCAGGTAAAATATGCCCGGATAAATTTAGAGTTATCGATAAAAGGAAGGTTGAATTAACTAAAATAATTTCTATAAAGTATATTGCAGCTAAAAGAGAAACAATGAATAAAGACAATGACGGTTCTTTATCAGGCCTTTCAAGCAAATATTATGAACGAATAAAAGAGGATGATGAAAACCCTGTTATTCAGAGTTTTGAAGATGCATTAGTAAATACAGATGTTTCCCTTACCAAAGTGTATGACGGGTTGTTTGAAAACGTAATCAGTAAAGTAAAAAAGTTTGGTGGAATAAAAGAGAATGAGACGATAGTTAAGATAATATCTACATTAGGACAACAACAGCTATTAAAAGATAATACAACAATGGTTTATGAAGCTGGAAGTCATCAACTGCCAGAAAGTTATAATGGTTTAGGTTACTTAAACTTAATTAGTATAATTATTCAAATTGAAACGATGTTAGCTGAGTTTAGATGTGATAATAAAGTTAACGCTAAACCAGCAGATATAAACTTGTTATTCATAGAAGAACCAGAAGCTCATACACATCCACAGATGCAATATATCTTTATAAAGAATATAAAGGATTTGCTTAAGGATGGAAGTAAAGGAGATGATATAAGAAACAAAATCAATTTGCAAACAGTAATTACTACACATTCTTCACATATTGTTGCAGAATGTGATTTTGATGATATTAAATATTTTCAAAAAATTACACCAACAAATGTTATCTCAAAGAATATGAGAAGTCTAGAAGCGGAATATAAGGATGAAAATGATCCTGAAAACAAGAGGTTCAAGTTTTTAAAACAATATTTAACACTTAATTATGCAGAAATATTTTTTGCTGATAAAGTTATTCTATATGAGGGGGATACTGAAAGAATTCTATTGCCTGCAATAATGAAAAAAATTGATCAAGAAGAAACTGATAAAACAAAGTTACCGTTATTGGCACAGAATATATCACTTTTAGAGGCAGGGGCAAATTCACAGCTATTTGATAAATTTTTACAATTTACTGGAATAAAAACTTTGATTATAACTGATATAGACGCAGGAAAAGAGCAGAGGACTATGGACAAAAATGGCCATGAAAAAATAGTAATAAAAGGAACCGAAGTACGTAAAGGAAATACTACATCAAATAATGCGTTAAAATATTATTATAGTTTACCTTTAAAAACATGGAGAAAGACAATATTAAATTTTTTTGTTACAAGAAATAGCGAACAAAAAATACTAATAAGTGAAAATGGAAGTTGGAAACAAAGCAAGCACGGAAAATTAATGGTTGTTTACCAAACAGAAGAACAAAAAGATGAAAATAAATACTATCCAAGAAGTTTTGAAGATGCATTCTTGTTTTATAACAGAGAGTTTATTATTAAAAATATCGATGGTTTTAATAGTTTGAAAAATGTGAAGCAAATAGATGAGAAAGTCGGAGGAACGTCTGAATATAAATACACAGCATATGAATTGGCTGAAAATTGCATAAAAAGTAAACCAGCATTTCCAATGGATATTTTATTATGTAGCGAGCCTGATGAAAATACAGATTTTTCAAATTGGCAGATACCGCCATACATAAGGGAGGGGTTACTGTGGTTGCGAGAAGACTAGATACAGAAATAGAAGAAATATTAATGCATATAAAACAAAAACATAATTTTCTTTTAAGTGGAGGCGCTGGCAGTGGGAAGACATATTCACTTGTTGAAGTGTTAAAACATGTGTCCGTATTATACCCAAATGCTCAAATCGCATGCATTACATATACCAATGCCGCTGCAGTGGAGATTATAAATAGAGCCAATGTTGATAATTTAACCATCTCGACTATTCATGATTTTTTGTGGGAGAATATTTCATTGTTTCCTAATGAATTAAGAAGAACATTGATAGAATTAGTTAATAGTGATGATAGTGGTATTAAGAAGCCAAAGGCAGATGAAGAGTTTACGCTAACTAATGATATTATTATCCAATATAAAGAATATACTAAGTTGAAAAGTGGGGAAATATCACATGATGAAGTACTAGTATTGGCTAATGAGATGTATAAAAAGTATCCTAAGCTATGTAGCATTTTAAAAGATAAATATCAGTTTGTTTTTGTTGATGAGTATCAAGATACATCACCATTGGTTATAAAGATTTTGCTGGAATACTTGCAAAAAAGCAATCATGTTAATGTTATAGGATTCTTTGGCGATTCTATGCAATCAATATTTGAAAATAGTGTGGGGAACATTGATAAATACATTTCTCAAGGAATTGTCCATAAAGTTGAAAAAGAACAGAATAGAAGAAATCCAGGTTCAGTAATAAAATTGGCAAATAAGTTGCGTATTGATGGGCTGGAACAAAAAGAGTCGGATGATGCAGATGCCCCAAATATGGCAGAAGGTAAATTAAAAGAGGGAACTACAAGATTTTTATATTCTAATAAATTTTCTATAAATATGGTAAAGGAATCTCAATGGTGTCGGGAATGGGATTTTAACGATTCCAAGAAAACAAAAGAATTAAGACTTACACATAATTTAATAGCAAGTGAAGCGGGTTTTGATAAACTTATGAATATCTATGACAATGATCCTATTTACAAATTTAGAAAGGACTTTAAGAAATTTGCAGAACAAAAAAATTATATGTTTGATGTGAATAGTTCATTTAATGATGTGGTTAGGGGGCTTGACTGGAAATATTCCAGAGGTGATAATAGTGGCAAACAACATATTGACGTTTTTTTGGAAAAAGAAGAGAATAGGGTTTTATACGATTATATAAAGAAATGGTCATATGAAAAAGTTAATCAAATATATATGGATAAAGATAAACTTATTGATGATAAGGTGGAAGTAGAAGGAGTTACTGTAAGAGATGCTAAAAGAGATTATCTAATTCAACATTTATTTAAAATACAAGATATAATTTATCTTTATAAAAATGGAATGTATAATGAATTATTACAAAAGACACAAATAATAGTCGTTACAAATAGAGATAAGGCAAAGTTTAGAGATAATATCGAAAAGTTAATTTCTATGGAAAATAAGTCGATAGGGAATGTTATTGATTTTGCGGATCAAGTAGACTTGTGCGTGAAGGATGATAAA
This genomic interval carries:
- a CDS encoding AAA family ATPase; translated protein: MQVIKIIINNFRLLKHTEIDLEKELSLIIGKNNCGKTSVLTALTKFFGDQGNANNFNYDDFNIDFQKELFECLERDVTDWGKKRCQGIELYVFIQYNETDNLANISSLMLDLDPNNKTVVLKVEYALNDISVVTLKDAFEKYYERFKNNKNSKLTKKECYDKFMHSKSRQFFKIVYKAILFDKIAGKICPDKFRVIDKRKVELTKIISIKYIAAKRETMNKDNDGSLSGLSSKYYERIKEDDENPVIQSFEDALVNTDVSLTKVYDGLFENVISKVKKFGGIKENETIVKIISTLGQQQLLKDNTTMVYEAGSHQLPESYNGLGYLNLISIIIQIETMLAEFRCDNKVNAKPADINLLFIEEPEAHTHPQMQYIFIKNIKDLLKDGSKGDDIRNKINLQTVITTHSSHIVAECDFDDIKYFQKITPTNVISKNMRSLEAEYKDENDPENKRFKFLKQYLTLNYAEIFFADKVILYEGDTERILLPAIMKKIDQEETDKTKLPLLAQNISLLEAGANSQLFDKFLQFTGIKTLIITDIDAGKEQRTMDKNGHEKIVIKGTEVRKGNTTSNNALKYYYSLPLKTWRKTILNFFVTRNSEQKILISENGSWKQSKHGKLMVVYQTEEQKDENKYYPRSFEDAFLFYNREFIIKNIDGFNSLKNVKQIDEKVGGTSEYKYTAYELAENCIKSKPAFPMDILLCSEPDENTDFSNWQIPPYIREGLLWLRED
- a CDS encoding UvrD-helicase domain-containing protein, encoding MVARRLDTEIEEILMHIKQKHNFLLSGGAGSGKTYSLVEVLKHVSVLYPNAQIACITYTNAAAVEIINRANVDNLTISTIHDFLWENISLFPNELRRTLIELVNSDDSGIKKPKADEEFTLTNDIIIQYKEYTKLKSGEISHDEVLVLANEMYKKYPKLCSILKDKYQFVFVDEYQDTSPLVIKILLEYLQKSNHVNVIGFFGDSMQSIFENSVGNIDKYISQGIVHKVEKEQNRRNPGSVIKLANKLRIDGLEQKESDDADAPNMAEGKLKEGTTRFLYSNKFSINMVKESQWCREWDFNDSKKTKELRLTHNLIASEAGFDKLMNIYDNDPIYKFRKDFKKFAEQKNYMFDVNSSFNDVVRGLDWKYSRGDNSGKQHIDVFLEKEENRVLYDYIKKWSYEKVNQIYMDKDKLIDDKVEVEGVTVRDAKRDYLIQHLFKIQDIIYLYKNGMYNELLQKTQIIVVTNRDKAKFRDNIEKLISMENKSIGNVIDFADQVDLCVKDDKFINFVEKNEYLYWRVKKIIYSEFQNLYRYLEGFTPFSTQHKIKGLEYDNVLVFLENGGWPNYNFEYLFDKHIFATLSKAKQTTYPRILERTKKLFYVCCTRARENLVVFYPNPTEGILEGAKELFGKGNCINLDRDDVD